In the genome of Methylococcus sp. EFPC2, the window GGCTGCAACTGCAGGGGATTGAAGCCATCCGCGACGGTGGAGCCCAGCGGCTGTTGTACCAGCAACGGCTGGCCGTTGTTGCTCACCACGTAGCCCTGGTTGTCGGTGTGGAACATGCCCGCCCGGGTATAGACACGCTCGGAGCTATTGATCACGCTGTCGCCCAGCACGAAGAAGCCTTCGCCGCTGACGGCAAGATCGAGCGTATTTCCCGTGCTTTGGATATTTCCCTGTTGAAACAATTGCGCGACGTTAGCCGTCGCCACGCCGGAGCCGACGGTGGTCTTGCCGCCGCCGCCTACGCTGGTCGCATATACATCGGCAAATTCGGCGCGCGACTTCTTGAATCCTGTCGTACCGGAATTGGCAATATTGTTGCCTATCGTATTCAGCATGGTGGATGCGGCGTTGAGACCGCTCAATGCAGTATTGAAACTCATGACACTCCTCCCAGATTACAAAACTTCGCGTATGTCCCCGAGACCGTGTCGGCCGAGAACGCCCAAATCGACCTCGATACCCTGGCTGCCTCCCAGCGTCACCGCTTCCACCGGCGTCCTGATATTGGTCTCCAAGGCCTGAGTCTTGCCGTCGAGCATCGCTTCCAGCGTCACGCTGTAAACGCCCGGTGCGGCCCGGCTCACGCCGTCGTCCTTCAAACCGTCCCATTCGAATGCCAGCCTGCCGGCCGCCTGGCTTCCCAAGTCCACGGTCCGCACCGTGACCCCGCTGGAATTTTTCACTCTCAGCGTCACGAGATCGGATTCCACGGGCAACACCGCGTGGCCGGAAACTCCCCCGTTGGCGCCGAGGACGCCCTTGGTCGAAGCGACGGCGACGTCCTTGCCGATCAACTGGGATGCCTGCAAAGCCTGGTTTTCCGTGACCGACGAGGAAAAGCTGTCGAACTTGCTGCCCAGAGACTGGATGCCGCTGACCATGCTGAATTGGGCCAACTGAGCGACGAAAGCCGCACCGTCCTGCGGATCCAGCGGGTTCTGGTTCTGCAGCTGGGTGGTCATCAGTTTCAGGAACGCATCCTGTCCCAGTTCGTTGCTTTTCTTGGTGGACTGGGCCGTTTGAGTCAGGCCCAGAGATTGCAAAGTGCTGATATCAACGGACATGGCCGCCTCCTAAAGCGTTATTGCCCCATGCGCAGGGTCTGCAACATGAGCTGCTTGGCCGTGTTGGCGACCTCCACGTTGTCCTGGTAGGCGCGCGATGCGGCGATCATGTTGGTCAGTTCTTCCACGGTATTGACGTTGGAACGAAAGATGTAGCCCTCCTCGTTGGCCAGCGGGTGATCCGGTGCATACTCCAGGTGCGGGGGGGCCTCGCTCTCGACCACACCTAGAACCTGCACCCCGGCGGCTCCAGCCCCCTGCTCTCCGCCGATCTGCGCCTTTTCACCCATCGCCGCCTGCAACTGCGCCGCGAACACCGGCTGCCGTGAGCGGTAGACCTGATTGATGCTGCTGCTGACGCTGTCCACGTTGGAAATATTGCTGGCCACCAGGTTGAGCCGGAGGTTTTGCGCGGCCATGCCGGAACCGGCGATATCGAAGACTTTTAGCGATGACATGATCAGTCTCCAGTGAGCGCGGTCCTGATCCCGCTGAATTTGTCGCTAACGATGCGCAGGCTGAACTGGTAATCCATGGCGTTTTGTGCGTAGCGCACCTGCTCTTTCTGCGATTCCACGGTGTTGCCGTCCAGCGAGGATTGATCCGGCACGCGGTATTTCAGCTCGCTCTCGTGACCGGCTCCCGAAGAGCTCAGGTGGTTTTTCTGCGTTTGCACCAGCTTCGCCACCGGTTCGCTCACGCCTTTCAATACGCTCTGAAAATCGAGGTCACGCGCTTTGTAATTGGGGGTGTCCGAATTCGCTATGTTGGAAGCCAGCACTTCGGTGCGCCGCTCGCGCAAACTCAACGCAAGCGGGTGTATGCCCAATGCATTGTCGAAATTGATCGCCATGGATGTGTCCTCCGCTCTGTTGATGCAGGGCAAGCACATTCAGGGCCAAAAAATATCGTCATATATTTCAATTACTTATTGTTTGCTATTGGATTCGAGCGCCGGAAAGCGGCAATTTTCCGCCGCCGGCAGGGCGGTCCAGCCGCCCGGCGACATCGCTGCCCCCGGATCAAAAATGCGCGTGGCACGCCGCTCCGACACGGACCGATGAGGTATATCGAGATGACGGCATCAATCATGCATATAAGGAACGCAAGAACAGGAGCACCCCCATGCGCGGACTGACCCTCATCATTGCCCTCAGCATCGCCTGGCCTGTAATGGCCGAGGATGTCATGCAGCCTCACGAGTCCATCCTGTCGGCCATACGGCAGGAATTGGAGTCAAATTTCCGCCAGTCCGAGGGAACCTATGAAATCGACATCGCCCCGCTGGACAAGCGACTGCAATTGCCGCTTTGCCCGCATGATCTAAAGGTCATCCGCCAAGTCGGCAGCCGGGACGCCGGCCATGTATCCTTGAACATACGTTGCGACGGAACACCCGGATGGAGTGTTTATCATCGGGCTTATGTGCGGGTTTACCGGGAGGTGGCCGTATTGCGGCGGTCGCTGAAACAGGGCGAACTGGTCGCCGCATCCGACCTTACCCTGGAAAAACGCGACCTCGCCCAACTGCGCGGAGGTGGCGATGTGGCAAGACCTGAATTGGCCGTCGGCAAACCGGTGCGGCGCTCACTTTCCGCCGGTACTGTGTTGAATTCCGATCATCTCGGATCGATTAAACTCATACGACGCAACCAGGTGGTCGTCATCCAGGCAAGCAACCCGGGTTTCGAGATCAGCATGAACGGTATTGCATTGATGGATGGCGAGATCGGACAACGAATACGGGTACGTAACGAAGTATCCAAACGCATTGTCGCGGGCACCGTCGTCAATGAAGGAGTCGTCAATGTTTCGGATTAAGCCGCCGGAAATTCGGCGGTTTTCCTCAAGATTCAAGCACGCCCGCCGATACTCCTGACAGAATCTTAAGGGGAGAGCCGTCATGGACATACATTTAACCCGCTTCGACAGCAAGACCACCGTTGCTTCGAGCAAGAGCAAGCCCGCTGAAAAAGCGTCCGTCACGGAAAACCAGGCCCGGCCAGCCGGCGGGAGCGCTGGTGAAACGTCTTTGAAGCTGACCGCATTGACCGCCAGCTTGGAAACTGTCCCACCGGTCGACGATGCCAAGGTGAAACAGGTATCCAATGCCCTGCAATCGGGCAACTACCAGGTCCACGTTCAGCGGCTGGCGGATAAGATTTTGAACTTCGAAAGTGGCCTGCCCTAAACTAGGGTCGACTGAGCATGAGCAATGACATCACCACCCTAGGGGCGCAATTCGACGCGCTCCACCAGCGCCTGTCGGCCATGCACGATCTGTTGGTATGTGAGACCGAACAACTCAAGCTGCGCGATGCCGAAGGGCTCGTCGCGACGGGGAAGGCCAAAGCCGCGCTGGCCAGCGAAATAGACGGTATC includes:
- a CDS encoding flagellar hook assembly protein FlgD, whose amino-acid sequence is MSVDISTLQSLGLTQTAQSTKKSNELGQDAFLKLMTTQLQNQNPLDPQDGAAFVAQLAQFSMVSGIQSLGSKFDSFSSSVTENQALQASQLIGKDVAVASTKGVLGANGGVSGHAVLPVESDLVTLRVKNSSGVTVRTVDLGSQAAGRLAFEWDGLKDDGVSRAAPGVYSVTLEAMLDGKTQALETNIRTPVEAVTLGGSQGIEVDLGVLGRHGLGDIREVL
- the flgC gene encoding flagellar basal body rod protein FlgC, giving the protein MSSLKVFDIAGSGMAAQNLRLNLVASNISNVDSVSSSINQVYRSRQPVFAAQLQAAMGEKAQIGGEQGAGAAGVQVLGVVESEAPPHLEYAPDHPLANEEGYIFRSNVNTVEELTNMIAASRAYQDNVEVANTAKQLMLQTLRMGQ
- the flgB gene encoding flagellar basal body rod protein FlgB is translated as MAINFDNALGIHPLALSLRERRTEVLASNIANSDTPNYKARDLDFQSVLKGVSEPVAKLVQTQKNHLSSSGAGHESELKYRVPDQSSLDGNTVESQKEQVRYAQNAMDYQFSLRIVSDKFSGIRTALTGD
- the flgA gene encoding flagellar basal body P-ring formation chaperone FlgA, which encodes MRGLTLIIALSIAWPVMAEDVMQPHESILSAIRQELESNFRQSEGTYEIDIAPLDKRLQLPLCPHDLKVIRQVGSRDAGHVSLNIRCDGTPGWSVYHRAYVRVYREVAVLRRSLKQGELVAASDLTLEKRDLAQLRGGGDVARPELAVGKPVRRSLSAGTVLNSDHLGSIKLIRRNQVVVIQASNPGFEISMNGIALMDGEIGQRIRVRNEVSKRIVAGTVVNEGVVNVSD
- the flgM gene encoding flagellar biosynthesis anti-sigma factor FlgM produces the protein MDIHLTRFDSKTTVASSKSKPAEKASVTENQARPAGGSAGETSLKLTALTASLETVPPVDDAKVKQVSNALQSGNYQVHVQRLADKILNFESGLP